The proteins below come from a single Cannabis sativa cultivar Pink pepper isolate KNU-18-1 chromosome 3, ASM2916894v1, whole genome shotgun sequence genomic window:
- the LOC115711644 gene encoding uncharacterized protein LOC115711644: MALFTSISTTPRPLTIIHGGLFKNPRKNFSTITTFSPITASSLSPSSSPESKSTTSNTNSSPTHVDPIHVSSTSSHSSSTKQPNSGFNYALPNSAANPLFRFVRATESSIERVIFDFRFLALFAVAGSLAGSLLCFLNGCIYIVDAYRVYWSSCVKGIHTGQMVLRLVEAIDVYLAGTVMLIFGMGLYGLFISNVPPDVPSDVDRALRGSSLFGMFALKERPKWMKISSLDELKTKVGHVIVMILLVKMFERSKMVQITTGLDLLSYSVCIFLSSASLYILHNLHKGDLE; encoded by the exons ATGGCTCTGTTCACTTCCATCTCCACCACCCCAAGACCACTCACCATCATCCATGGTGGTCTTTTCAAGAACCCCAGAAAAAACTTCTCCACCATTACCACTTTTTCACCCATTACAGCTTCTTCTCTTAGCCCTTCTTCTTCCCCTGAATCAAAATCAACAACCTCAAACACAAACTCAAGTCCAACTCATGTTGACCCCATTCATGTCTCCTCTACTTCTTCACACTCCTCTTCAACAAAACAGCCTAATTCCGGCTTCAATTACGCGTTACCTAACTCCGCGGCTAACCCTCTTTTTCGATTTGTTAGAGCAACTGAATCCAGCATTGAAAGG GTGATTTTCGACTTTCGGTTTTTGGCACTTTTTGCAGTTGCAGGTTCATTGGCTGGTTCCCTCTTGTGCTTTCTCAAT GGCTGCATTTACATTGTTGATGCTTATAGAGTTTACTGGAGTAGCTGTGTTAAAGGGATTCATACTGGTCAAATGGTTCTCAGACTAGTTGAAGCTATTG ATGTTTATCTTGCTGGGACTGTGATGTTGATCTTTGGTATGGGCTTGTATGGATTGTTCATTAGTAATGTTCCTCCTGATGTGCCTTCTGATGTTGATCGCGCTCTTCGGGGTTCTTCCCTCTTTGGAATGTTTGCATTAAAG GAGAGGCCTAAATGGATGAAGATAAGCTCACTAGATGAGCTGAAAACCAAAGTGGGACATGTTATTGTAATGATTTTGCTAGTGAAGATGTTTGAGAGGAGCAAGATGGTGCAAATAACAACAGGATTGGATCTTCTCAGCTAttctgtttgtatttttttgtcatCTGCTTCTTTGTATATCCTCCATAATCTTCACAAGGGAGATTTGGAGTAA
- the LOC115709232 gene encoding receptor-like protein EIX2, translated as MFPLMLQILLFILGEWTQLNVACLESEKSSLLDFKTGLEDPQNRLGSWKGSKCCQWRGIGCNKAGAVITVDLHNRYPNRYGFWNLSGEIRPSLTKLKSLRHLDLSFNSFKGIPIPDFFGSFKHLRYLNLSNAGFSGSIPIIIGNLSRLEYLDLDSLGLLYVDNLEWIKGLVSLKHLVMNRVDLSMVGSDWIMIILNNLPSLTELHMSSCNLIGPIPSISFVNSTSSLAVLDLSFNNINSKIPYWLANISSLVSVDISYGGLYGRIPLGFADLPNLQFLHLAGNTNLSASCSQFFRGRWESIKVLDLASNNLHGKLSASLGNMTSLTYLDLRFNEIQGEIPSSIGKLCNMKFFGISGNNLTGTLPEFLEGTNSCHSNSPLPSLQNLSLSNNQLVGTLPQWLGQLQNLVELSLDYNLLHGPIPKSLGSLQNLTNLGLAGNRLNGTLPNSLGQLSKLSSFDVSFNQLSGIITETHFLKLHKLKYVHLSSNSFTLVFGLNWTPPFQVWNLDLGSCHLGPSFPTWLRSQKEIKFLDISNASISSSIPHWFWQISSNLSLLNVSTNQMKGQLPSPFNIAPFADVDLSSNQFEGPIPLPNVEIELLDLSKNNFSGPIPENIGDSLPNLIFLSLSTNQIDGLIPNSIGIMQSLQVIDLSSNNLVGKIPFSFGNFSYLKALDLSKNNLSGTIPDSLGKLSLLQTLHLNDNKFSGNIPSSFQNLSSLETLDLGNNRLAGNIPHWLGKGLENLRILKLRSNAFFGELPSLLSNLSSLQVLDLADNGFNGSIPASFGYFKAMIENQRINHYLFYGFYRGIYFEDSLVVNLKNQDQKYTKTLSLVVSLDLSANDLSGELPSNLTNLLGLVVLNLSNNHISGLVAEDISKLSQLLSLDLSSNRLSGTIPNSLSSLSFLGHLNLSNNDFSGKIPYNGHMTTFEASSFAGNLGLCGEPLDIKCPGDNGTDFDEGSTIEDHNDDDNLIDKWFYLSVGLGFAAGLLSPFLMLAMRKSWSESYFGFVESVLERMPFLKHRRTK; from the coding sequence ATGTTTCCACTAATGTTACAAATTCTCTTGTTCATTTTAGGAGAGTGGACTCAGTTGAATGTGGCTTGTTTGGAGTCTGAGAAAAGTTCTCTTCTTGACTTCAAAACCGGTCTAGAAGATCCACAAAACCGGCTTGGATCATGGAAAGGGAGCAAGTGTTGTCAATGGAGGGGAATAGGTTGTAACAAGGCGGGAGCGGTTATTACAGTTGATCTTCATAACCGATATCCCAACAGGTATGGTTTTTGGAACCTTAGTGGGGAAATAAGGCCTTCATTGACAAAACTCAAGTCATTGAGACACTTAGACTTGAGTTTCAACTCATTTAAGGGAATCCCAATTCCTGATTTTTTTGGGTCCTTTAAGCATTTGAGGTATCTAAATCTCTCTAATGCAGGGTTTAGTGGTTCCATTCCTATAATTATAGGAAATCTCTCTAGATTAGAGTACCTTGATTTAGATTCATTGGGATTATTATATGTTGATAATCTTGAATGGATCAAAGGTCTAGTCTCTTTAAAACATCTTGTGATGAACAGAGTTGACCTTTCAATGGTGGGATCAGATTGGATTATGATAATACTAAACAATCTTCCATCCTTGACAGAGTTGCATATGTCTTCATGTAACTTAATTGGTCCAATTCCTTCTATTTCTTTTGTTAATTCAACATCATCACTTGCTGTTTTAGACCTTAGTTTTAACAACATCAACTCGAAAATACCTTATTGGTTAGCCAACATCAGCAGCCTTGTGAGTGTTGATATAAGTTATGGCGGCTTGTATGGAAGGATTCCACTTGGTTTCGCCGATCTTCCAAATTTGCAGTTCTTGCATTTGGCTGGGAATACTAATCTTAGTGCAAGTTGTTCTCAATTTTTTCGGGGAAGATGGGAAAGTATTAAAGTTCTTGATTTGGCTTCTAACAATCTGCATGGGAAACTTTCTGCTTCACTTGGGAACATGACATCTCTCACTTACTTAGATCTCAGATTCAATGAAATTCAAGGTGAGATTCCAAGCTCAATTGGTAAACTCTGCAATATGAAATTTTTTGGTATATCAGGCAATAACTTGACTGGAACTTTACCTGAATTCCTTGAAGGAACAAATAGTTGCCACTCGAATAGTCCTCTTCCTAGTCTGCAGAACTTAAGTTTGAGCAATAATCAATTGGTTGGTACATTACCACAATGGTTAGGCCAACTTCAAAATCTTGTTGAGCTTAGTTTGGACTATAACTTGTTACATGGTCCAATTCCAAAATCTTTAGGGTCATTACAAAACCTTACAAATTTAGGACTAGCCGGAAATAGACTAAATGGGACACTCCCTAATAGCTTAGGCCAACTATCTAAATTGTCTTCCTTTGATGTTTCATTCAATCAATTGAGTGGTATCATAACCGAAACACATTTTCTAAAGTTGCATAAGTTGAAATATGTTCATCTCTCTTCCAACTCTTTTACACTGGTTTTCGGTTTGAATTGGACCCCTCCTTTTCAAGTATGGAATCTTGACTTGGGTTCATGCCATTTAGGTCCTTCTTTCCCAACTTGGCTTAGATCACAAAAGGAGATCAAATTCTTGGATATATCAAATGCTAGCATTTCAAGTTCCATACCTCATTGGTTTTGGCAAATTTCATCTAATCTTTCACTGTTAAATGTTTCCACCAATCAAATGAAAGGTCAATTGCCAAGTCCATTCAACATAGCTCCATTTGCAGATGTTGATTTGAGCTCAAACCAATTTGAAGGGCCTATTCCTCTTCCAAATGTTGAGATTGAATTACTTGATCTATCCAAAAATAACTTTTCTGGTCCTATACCAGAAAACATAGGTGATTCCCTACCAAACTTGATATTTCTATCTCTTTCTACCAACCAAATAGATGGACTAATCCCAAATTCTATTGGCATCATGCAATCTCTTCAAGTCATTGATCTCTCAAGTAATAACTTAGTAGGAAAAATACCCTTTAGCTTTGGAAACTTCTCTTACCTAAAAGCATTGGACCTAAGTAAGAATAATTTGTCTGGTACAATTCCTGACTCTTTGGGTAAACTAAGTTTGCTTCAAACATTGCACTTGAATGACAACAAATTTTCAGGAAACATCCCATCATCTTTTCAGAACTTGTCGAGTTTGGAGACACTTGATCTTGGTAACAACAGATTAGCAGGAAACATACCACATTGGCTTGGGAAAGGTTTGGAGAATTTAAGAATTCTTAAGTTGAGATCCAATGCATTTTTTGGTGAACTTCCATCCTTACTATCAAATTTAAGCTCATTGCAAGTGTTGGATTTGGCTGATAATGGATTCAATGGTAGCATTCCTGCTAGCTTTGGATATTTCAAAGCCATGATTGAAAACCAAAGGATAAACCATTATTTGTTCTATGGCTTTTATAGGGGCATTTATTTTGAAGATAGCTTGGTTGTGAATTTAAAAAACCAAGATCAAAAGTACACCAAGACTCTTTCTCTTGTTGTCAGCTTAGACCTTTCGGCCAATGATTTGAGTGGAGAACTTCCTTCAAATTTGACAAATTTGTTGGGTTTAGTGGTCTTGAATTTGTCCAACAATCATATCAGTGGTTTAGTTGCAGAGGATATTTCAAAGTTGTCACAATTGCTATCTCTTGATCTTTCAAGCAATAGGCTCTCAGGCACTATTCCTAATAGCTTGTCATCACTTTCATTCTTGGGACATCTCAACTTGTCAAACAATGACTTCTCTGGTAAGATTCCTTACAATGGCCACATGACAACCTTTGAGGCTTCCTCTTTTGCTGGAAATCTAGGCCTTTGTGGTGAACCACTTGACATAAAATGTCCTGGCGATAATGGTACTGATTTCGATGAAGGATCAACTATTGAGGATCACAATGATGATGACAATTTGATTGATAAGTGGTTTTATTTGAGTGTTGGATTGGGATTTGCAGCAGGACTTCTAAGTCCTTTTCTCATGTTGGCAATGAGAAAATCTTGGAGTGAATCTTATTTCGGTTTTGTGGAGAGTGTACTAGAAAGAATGCCATTCTTGAAACATAGAAGAACAAAATGA
- the LOC115708655 gene encoding RNA polymerase sigma factor sigD, chloroplastic translates to MAIINTSLCSSPNHSSHLPTLSLSTIQPSKFGLNLVSNEAVVVAAAAEAVTLARAAAQAAKEAVDEVGGGGGDMIWSWNANVNSNKLVTWRKRSKSLRKEKSDENLKNSTGFLSSREEAEYCFILKEGAKLEVARQRLKNDKDHEPTSQELAKAMKMEIKSIDKILCKERESQEKITRSYKRLVSSIASGYQGKGLTFQDLIQEGSIGLLRGAHKFDPHKGYKLSTYVYWWIRQAIIKAIQKKSRMVKLPGNKCAMIAKITEANNVLNRRLNRSPTYDEVAKELKLDVTTVRLVSQRNRPPISLDRAITDRGRMTLQEIMPGPEETIPEKMVKRELLKQEMKKLLETELSEREAHVLRLHFGLNGEYPKSFEEIGRVLKLSRERARQINGIAFTKLQKSSLVKNMRLFIE, encoded by the exons atGGCCATTATTAACACAAGTTTATGTTCTTCGCCAAACCATTCTTCACACCTTCCAACACTCTCACTCTCCACTATTCAACCTTCCAAATTTGGCCTCAATTTGGTATCAAATGAGGCGGTAGTTGTAGCTGCTGCAGCTGAGGCAGTAACCCTGGCTCGAGCTGCAGCTCAAGCAGCTAAAGAAGCTGTGGATGAGgtaggtggtggtggtggtgatatGATTTGGAGTTGGAATGCAAATGTGAATAGTAATAAATTGGTTACGTGGAGAAagagaagtaaaagtttgagaaaagaaaaaagtgaTGAAAATTTGAAGAACTCAACCGGGTTTTTGAGTTCAAGAGAAGAGGCAGAGTATTGTTTCATCCTAaag GAGGGAGCAAAACTAGAAGTAGCTAGGCAAAGATTGAAGAATGATAAAGATCATGAGCCAACCTCACAAGAGTTGGCCAAGGCTATGAAGATGGAGATAAAGAGCATAGATAAGATATTATGTAAAGAAAGAGAATCACAAGAGAAGATTACAAGGAGTTACAAGAGACTAGTTTCTTCAATTGCTTCTGGTTACCAAGGCAAAGGATTAACCTTTCAAGACCTTATTCAG GAAGGTAGCATTGGACTTCTTAGAGGGGCCCACAAGTTTGATCCACATAAAGGGTACAAGTTATCAACTTATGTATATTGGTGGATTAGACAAGCTATCATTAAAGCCATACAAAAGAAATCTAGAATGGTCAAGTTGCCG GGGAACAAGTGTGCTATGATAGCAAAAATCACAGAAGCAAACAATGTCTTAAACAGAAGATTAAACCGTTCACCAACTTATGATGAAGTTGCCAAAGAGCTCAAACTAGATGTCACAACAGTGAGACTAGTTTCACAAAGAAATCGCCCCCCGATTTCATTGGATCGCGCAATAACCGATAGAGGGCGAATGACACTACAG gAGATTATGCCGGGGCCAGAAGAAACAATACCCGAAAAGATGGTAAAAAGAGAGCTTTTGAAGCAAGAAATGAAGAAGCTTTTGGAGACAGAATTGAGTGAGAGGGAAGCTCATGTGTTGAGACTCCATTTTGGATTGAATGGAGAGTATCCCAAATCATTTGAAGAGATTGGAAGAGTGTTGAAACTTTCAAGAGAAAGAGCTAGACAGATTAATGGCATTGCCtttacaaagttacaaaaatcaaGCCTTGTTAAGAATATGAGATTGTTTATTGAATAG
- the LOC115709787 gene encoding structural maintenance of chromosomes protein 5, with product MKEPPSKRPKIVRGDDDYMPGNIIEIQLHNFMTFSHLTCKPGPRLNLVIGPNGSGKSSLVCAIALGLAGDPKLLGRAKDVGSFVKRGEESGYTQITLRGSTKEERITIMRKMDTSNKSEWLLNGIVVPKKEIAEITERFNIQVSNLTQFLPQDRVCEFARLSPVNLLKETQKAVGDPQLPIWRDALIEKSQEVKTLERAIESNEKTLDQHKAYIAEQQREVERVRQREELLAKAETMKKKVPWLKYDMIKAEYLESKENEKEAKKKLDEAAKILNNLKEPIEKKKRDKDILKEKVKKIATRIDANAEKRISTLEDAESCGVKVQGSYKEMENLKRNEESRQQRILKAKEELAAAELELENMPPYEPPKAKIEEMRGQLSELRVSATEKMRQRQEKEKLLFQKRKALGENQERLKQIQGRNMKLLQALKRSGCHRIVEAYDWVQSHRQDFKKEVYGPVLLEVNVPERHHANYLEGHAPNYVWKSFITQDPHDRDLLVKSLKPFDVPTLNYVANQRFSSDPFQITDQMRALGIDSRLDQVFDAPFAVREVLVSQCHLDKSYIGSEKTDHMADEISKLGILDCWTPENHYRWTKSRYGNHVSATVDMVSQSRLFECNIDDKEIERLNAKITELEENITSLERSVRSLQSEGSLIDEEAARLEKEREEIIRVAQLESRKRRDMQNRIEQKKRKVESIEREDDLDTLMAKLIDDCAKYNHDRFRLLMKFKDLLVESVKLKQTHAENHMAAIEFDAKIREMEINIKQNEKSAHQAAMHLEECKEAVRYCQEKLSAAKRHAESVAVLTPELGKKFLEMPTTIEELEAAIQDYISQANGIFSLNRNVLEEYEHRQRQIAALSTKLEDDKLKLQIHKEEIDQLKESWLPTLRNLVAQINETFGRNFKEMAVAGEVSLEEHGMDYDQFGILIKVKFRQTGELKVLSAHHQSGGERSVSTILYLVSLQDLTHCPFRVVDEINQGMDPINERKMFQQLVRAASQPNTPQCFLLTPKLLPELEYSEACSILNIMNGPWIEQPAEVWSGGECWRNVTGVKAQ from the exons ATGAAGGAACCTCCCTCTAAGCGACCCAAAATCGTCAG AGGGGATGATGATTATATGCCAGGGAACATTATTGAGATACAACTCCATAATTTTATGACATTTAGTCATTTGACATGCAAACCTGGACCTCGGTTGAACCTTGTAATTGGACCAAATGGATCTGGGAAGAGCTCCCTTGTATGTGCTATAGCACTTGGACTTGCTGGTGATCCTAAG CTGCTTGGGCGGGCAAAAGATGTTGGTTCTTTTGTGAAGCGGGGAGAGGAATCTGGTTATACTCAAATTACCTTGCGAGGCTCCACTAAAGAGGAGCGAATTACCATTATGCGAAAAATGGATACGAGTAACAAGTCTGAGTGGTTGTTAAATG GAATAGTGGTACCTAAGAAGGAAATTGCTGAAATAACTGAAAGGTTCAACATCCAAGTCAGCAATTTGACTCAG TTTCTGCCTCAAGACAGAGTCTGTGAATTTGCGAGGTTATCTCCTGTAAACCTTCTAAAAGAGACTCAAAAGGCTGTTGGTGATCCTCAACTTCCAATTTGGCGTGATGCACTAATAGAAAAAAGTCAGGAAGTGAAGACTTTAGAACGG GCTATTGAATCAAATGAAAAAACTTTGGATCAGCATAAGGCATATATTGCTGAGCAACAAAGAGAGGTTGAGCGAGTTCGTCAAAGAGAAGAACTTCTAGCCAAG GCTGAGACCATGAAAAAGAAAGTACCGTGGCTAAAGTATGACATGATAAAGGCTGAATATTTGGAATCCAAGGAAAACGAGAAAGAGGCAAAGAAAAAGCTGGATGAAGCTGCAAAAATACTGAATAATCTTAAAGAACCTATAGA GAAAAAAAAGCGAGATAAAGATATTCTTaaagaaaaagttaaaaagATAGCTACTCGCATTGATGCTAATGCTGAAAAGCGTATCAGTACTCTGGAGGATGCAGAATCTTGT GGTGTGAAAGTGCAAGGGAGTTACAAAGAAATGGAAAACTTGAAGAGAAATGAAGAATCTCGTCAACAAAGGATCTTAAAAGCCAAGGAGGAGCTTGCTGCTGCTgaattagaattagaaaatatgcCTCCTTACGAACCTCCTAAGGCCAAAATT GAAGAAATGCGCGGTCAACTATCAGAACTACGAGTATCCGCAACTGAAAAAATGCGTCAAAGACAAGAGAAGGAAAAACTTTTGTTTCAAAAGAGGAAAGCTCTTGGAGAGAACCAGGAGAG GTTAAAACAGATTCAGGGTAGAAATATGAAACTTCTGCAAGCATTGAAAAGATCTGGATGTCACAGAATAGTTGAAGCTTATGATTGGGTGCAGAGTCATCGCCAAGATTTTAAAAAGGAAGTTTATGGTCCGGTGCTGCTAGAG GTTAATGTACCAGAGCGACATCATGCCAACTACTTAGAAGGTCATGCTCCTAACTACGTCTGGAAG TCTTTCATAACTCAAGATCCTCATGACCGAGATCTTTTAGTCAAAAGCTTAAAACCATTTGATGTTCCAACTTTAAACTACGTGGCAAACCAACGTTTTTCTAGTGATCCATTTCAAATTACTGACCAG ATGAGGGCACTTGGGATAGATTCACGACTGGACCAAGTCTTTGATGCTCCTTTTGCTGTCAGGGAGGTTTTGGTTTCCCAATGCCATTTGGATAAATCG TATATTGGGTCAGAGAAAACTGATCACATGGCTGATGAGATCTCCAAACTGGGAATTCTCGATTGCTGGACTCCAGAAAATCACTACCGTTGGACTAAATCTAGATATGGGAATCATGTTTCTGCAACTGTAGATATGGTGTCACAGTCACGACTTTTTGAATGCA ATATAGATGATAAGGAAATAGAGAGGCTCAATGCCAAGATTACGGAGCTAGAAGAAAATATTACTTCCTTAGAAAGAAGTGTTCGATCACTTCAGTCTGAGGGAAGTCTCATTGATGAGGAAGCTGCTAGACTTGAAAAAGAACGG GAAGAGATTATAAGAGTTGCACAACTTGAATCAAGGAAGCGGCGCGATATGCAAAACCGTATTG AACAAAAGAAACGGAAAGTAGAATCGATAGAGAGGGAGGATGACTTGGATACCCTTATGGCGAAACTAATTGATGACTGTGCAAAATATAACCATGATCGTTTCCGACTATTAATGAAATTTAAG GATCTACTTGTTGAATCTGTTAAGCTCAAACAAACTCATGCTGAAAATCATATGGCCGCCATTGAATTTGATGCAAAG ATAAGAGAAATGGAGATCAATATCAAGCAAAATGAAAAATCTGCTCATCAAGCAGCAATGCATCTTGAGGAGT GTAAAGAAGCAGTTCGTTATTGTCAAGAGAAACTTTCAGCTGCCAAGAGGCACGCAGAGTCGGTTGCCGTGCTTACTCCTGAACTTGGAAAGAAATTTCTTGAG ATGCCAACTACAATTGAGGAATTGGAAGCTGCAATTCAAGATTATATTTCTCAAGCCAATGGTATTTTCTCCTTGAACCGCAATGTATTGGAGGAATACGAACACCGTCAACGTCAG ATTGCAGCTCTTTCAACAAAATTGGAAGACGACAAATTGAAGCTACAGATTCATAAAGAAGAAATAGATCAATTGAAG GAGAGTTGGCTTCCTACTTTGAGAAACCTTGTTGCTCAGATTAATGAGACATTCGGTCGTAACTTCAAAGAAATGGCTGTTGCGGGCGAAGTTTCTTTGG AGGAGCATGGCATGGACTATGACCAATTTGGTATACTGATAAAAGTAAAATTCAG ACAAACGGGAGAGCTTAAAGTCCTAAGCGCACACCATCAGTCCGGAGGG GAACGCTCTGTTTCAACTATACTCTATCTTGTTTCTCTACAAGACCTTACACATTGCCCCTTTAGGGTGGTTGACGAGATAAATCAAG GGATGGATCCCATTAATGAAAGAAAGATGTTCCAGCAGTTAGTTAGGGCTGCAAGCCAGCCAAATACGCCACA GTGTTTCTTGCTTACCCCTAAGTTGCTTCCGGAGCTAGAGTACAGTGAAGCATGCAGTATTCTAAATATAATGAATGGTCCCTGGATTGAACAGCCTGCTGAAG TTTGGAGTGGTGGAGAATGCTGGAGGAATGTGACCGGCGTTAAGGCGCAGTAG